The Planctellipticum variicoloris DNA window TCGGCTTCCTTCTGTTCCACCATCGGCGAGAAATCGGCGTGTGAACTGTTCCTTGAAGAGCCCCAACCGAATTGAGAATCCATCATCGCCGCGAGGCAATTGCCAGATGACATGCAGGTGATCGGGCAGAACGACGATCGCGATTGTCTGAAACGGACGGCGTTGACGAACGCGTCGAAAGGCTGAACGCAGGCAAGAGCGGCCGCGGTTGTCGTTAAAAATACTGCGTCGATCCTGTGCGACCAGCGTGAAGAAATACGTTCCGCCAGGACCATACCATCGCCGATAGTCGGGCATGGCACCGGTCCATCAAGCTCACGAGTACGAAGTGGTGAGCCTCGAAGACTCGACTCACCCTACTCCTTCTCGCTCAATTATTCAGCGGCTGCGTCGAGCGCAGGTACGCGAACAGGTGGCGGATCTGGTCTTCGGTCAGGTCTT harbors:
- a CDS encoding REP-associated tyrosine transposase; protein product: MPDYRRWYGPGGTYFFTLVAQDRRSIFNDNRGRSCLRSAFRRVRQRRPFQTIAIVVLPDHLHVIWQLPRGDDGFSIRLGLFKEQFTRRFLADGGTEGSRSDSRARRRERGVWQRRFWEHLCRNEDDLSEKVNYIHWNPVKHGLVRHVADYRWSSFRRFVRLGHYPKEWGGADEARRFDHWEWE